A portion of the Pseudoxanthomonas sp. JBR18 genome contains these proteins:
- a CDS encoding XVIPCD domain-containing protein, protein MPLTKEAHALVDAFARQPGVTVDQAANLAGVINHSPTLVDQINEAVKLGHLKQIVPLPLGTHAGGEYNGAAKEMRLPLSMLTSPPKGVPFDAGEPTFVLEHELQHGFNHAATEQATTTFIADTKQVAQSKGPTHDYTAALGALIAANRRDEAGAEVAGWNALASRVQHDKPRATLEDIYNANPFRAGDLIDRTGTPPNYHYAAKPNIALDKDLHMQPTASNIEGMGRNYFDHPPAQAGLGHHGNSDYANYYGAWGTGVVVQSERAYGDGKAQLEMNLKQLHLSERLMEQNGLNLGSDTSPMPYRDTSTTPPTTHRFNHTATTFTHIPIVFQGLPLPVAEATREGPSRPGHPDHALFKQIEAGVAAQELAHGEDADRMSHSLLALAKEQGISRADHVVRGGGGEGGQVNVFLIQGKLQDPAQRRAWIDASQAMQTPQEASIQRIEQVNTSAQALDSPQQSAPVQAPARLAP, encoded by the coding sequence GTGCCACTGACCAAGGAAGCACATGCGCTGGTCGACGCATTCGCCAGGCAGCCCGGCGTCACCGTCGACCAGGCCGCCAACCTCGCGGGAGTGATCAACCATTCGCCGACGCTGGTGGATCAGATCAACGAGGCCGTGAAGCTCGGTCATCTCAAGCAGATCGTGCCGCTGCCGTTGGGCACGCATGCCGGCGGCGAGTACAACGGCGCAGCCAAGGAGATGCGTCTGCCCCTGTCGATGCTGACCAGCCCGCCCAAAGGCGTGCCCTTCGACGCCGGCGAACCCACATTCGTGCTTGAGCACGAGTTGCAGCACGGCTTCAACCACGCCGCAACCGAGCAGGCCACTACGACCTTTATCGCCGACACCAAACAGGTGGCGCAGAGCAAAGGGCCGACGCACGACTACACTGCCGCGCTCGGCGCGCTGATCGCGGCCAACCGGCGCGACGAGGCCGGCGCGGAAGTGGCCGGCTGGAACGCGCTAGCCAGCAGGGTTCAGCATGACAAGCCCAGGGCGACGCTGGAGGATATCTACAACGCAAATCCATTCCGCGCTGGCGATTTGATCGACCGCACCGGCACCCCGCCCAACTACCACTATGCCGCCAAGCCCAATATCGCCTTGGACAAGGACCTGCACATGCAGCCGACGGCGTCCAACATCGAGGGCATGGGCCGCAATTACTTCGATCACCCGCCGGCCCAGGCTGGGCTGGGTCACCACGGCAATTCCGACTACGCCAACTACTATGGGGCCTGGGGCACGGGCGTGGTCGTACAGTCCGAGCGCGCCTATGGTGACGGCAAGGCGCAGCTGGAGATGAATCTGAAGCAGCTGCATCTATCTGAAAGGCTGATGGAGCAGAACGGGCTCAACCTAGGCAGTGACACCTCCCCCATGCCTTATCGCGACACCAGCACCACCCCGCCCACGACGCACCGCTTCAACCATACCGCCACAACCTTCACCCACATTCCCATCGTCTTCCAGGGGCTTCCATTACCGGTGGCAGAGGCCACACGCGAGGGCCCCTCGCGGCCCGGGCATCCCGACCACGCGCTATTCAAGCAGATCGAGGCCGGCGTGGCGGCGCAGGAACTGGCCCATGGCGAGGACGCCGACCGCATGAGCCACAGCCTGCTCGCACTCGCCAAGGAGCAGGGCATCAGCCGCGCCGACCATGTGGTGCGTGGCGGCGGCGGCGAGGGCGGACAGGTCAATGTGTTCCTGATCCAGGGAAAGCTGCAGGATCCCGCCCAGCGCCGCGCCTGGATCGATGCCAGTCAGGCCATGCAGACTCCACAGGAAGCATCGATCCAGCGGATCGAGCAGGTCAATACCTCCGCCCAGGCGCTGGATTCCCCGCAGCAGTCTGCTCCGGTGCAGGCCCCGGCACGGCTGGCACCATGA
- a CDS encoding T6SS immunity protein Tdi1 domain-containing protein codes for MTEWRWLVPEALSLRMVSALGDAFLEDAAGAIYWLDTGGAELIRIADSKKQFDNSLQQPELANQWFAPQLVGDLLSAGHTLGPGQCFSYKVPLTLGGEFQPDNFAPCDLSIHFHALGQIQSQVKDLPVGTPISSVTLSE; via the coding sequence ATGACTGAGTGGCGCTGGCTCGTCCCTGAGGCTCTGTCGCTTCGGATGGTTTCAGCTTTAGGTGATGCCTTCTTGGAGGATGCCGCTGGCGCCATCTACTGGCTTGATACTGGTGGAGCCGAGCTAATCCGCATTGCAGATAGCAAAAAGCAATTTGACAATTCGCTCCAACAACCGGAGCTAGCCAACCAATGGTTTGCACCTCAACTCGTTGGCGATCTATTGTCGGCAGGCCACACCCTTGGCCCTGGTCAGTGCTTTAGCTACAAAGTTCCCCTAACTCTCGGTGGTGAGTTCCAACCTGACAACTTTGCACCATGCGACCTATCAATCCATTTTCATGCTCTCGGCCAGATTCAGTCGCAAGTAAAAGATCTTCCCGTGGGCACGCCAATTTCGTCAGTCACACTCAGCGAGTAG
- a CDS encoding VOC family protein — MRFHNLIPKIFYDRLEDGLAFFVDALGFEVLYQDDAMAVIARDGAKAYLVASPEYAAKDRPELGIEVDDVDAVYREMAARAPERLHPNASTVQCRPWGTREFAMLDPTTVCVNFREWPKA; from the coding sequence ATGCGATTCCACAACCTGATCCCGAAGATCTTCTACGACCGGCTCGAGGACGGGCTGGCGTTCTTTGTCGATGCGCTGGGCTTTGAAGTGCTGTACCAGGACGATGCCATGGCGGTGATCGCCCGCGATGGGGCCAAGGCCTATCTGGTCGCCAGTCCCGAATACGCGGCCAAGGACCGGCCGGAGCTGGGGATCGAGGTGGATGATGTGGACGCGGTGTATCGGGAGATGGCCGCGCGCGCGCCGGAGCGGCTGCATCCCAACGCCAGCACGGTGCAGTGCCGGCCGTGGGGCACGCGCGAGTTTGCGATGTTGGATCCGACGACGGTGTGCGTGAACTTCCGCGAGTGGCCCAAGGCTTGA
- a CDS encoding NADP-dependent isocitrate dehydrogenase produces the protein MSDTPKILYTLTDEAPFLATQSLLPIIDAYTDTAGIVVETRDISLAGRILAQFPDLLSDAQKVSDDLTELGELATTPEANIIKLPNISASMPQLKAAIKELQDQGYPLPDYPDEPKTEAEKDIKARYDRTKGSAVNPVLREGNSDRRAPLSVKNYARKHPHRMGKWSTESKTHVAHMESGDFFGSEKSTTLKEAGALKISFVGNDGSTTVLKDKVAVKAGEIVDAAVMSKRALASFIDAQITDAKAQGVLFSVHLKATMMKVSDPVLFGVVVEEFYKDVLAKHADALASVGFNPNNGIGDLYTVIAKLPAEQAAAIKADVEAEYAQRPALAMVNSDKGITNLHVPSDVIIDASMPAMIRDSGKMWNAKGELQDTKAVIPDRCYAGVYQATIDDCREHGAFDPATMGSVPNVGLMAQKAEEYGSHDKTFQIAGDGKVVVTDASGATVFEHAVEAGDLWRMCQVKDAPIQDWVKLAVTRARLSDTPAVFWLDAARAHDAQVIAKVETYLKDHDTNGLDIRILPPLEATKFTLERIRKGQDTISVTGNVLRDYLTDLFPIMELGTSAKMLSIVPLMAGGGLFETGAGGSAPKHVQQFLEEGYLRWDSLGEFLALAASLEHLGQAYDNPAATALAKALDVANGQFLDSNKSPARKVGEIDNRGSHFYLALYWAQALAAQDAHAELKAKFTALAKTLAEQEATIVGELNGAQGTPQDIGGYYHPDLAKCAVAMRPSKTFNDALAQLGK, from the coding sequence ATGTCCGACACGCCCAAGATCCTCTACACGCTGACCGACGAAGCCCCGTTCCTGGCCACCCAGTCCCTGCTGCCCATCATCGATGCCTATACCGATACGGCTGGGATCGTGGTGGAGACCCGCGACATCTCCCTGGCCGGACGCATCCTGGCCCAGTTCCCGGACCTGCTGAGCGATGCGCAGAAGGTCTCCGACGATCTGACCGAGCTGGGCGAGCTGGCGACCACGCCGGAAGCCAACATCATCAAGCTGCCCAACATCTCGGCCTCCATGCCGCAGCTCAAGGCGGCCATCAAGGAGCTGCAGGACCAGGGCTATCCGCTGCCGGACTACCCGGATGAACCCAAGACCGAGGCAGAAAAGGACATCAAGGCCCGCTACGACCGGACCAAGGGCAGCGCGGTCAACCCGGTGCTGCGCGAAGGCAACTCCGACCGCCGTGCGCCGCTGTCGGTCAAGAACTACGCCCGCAAGCACCCGCATCGCATGGGCAAGTGGTCCACCGAGTCCAAGACCCACGTGGCGCACATGGAGTCGGGTGACTTCTTCGGCAGCGAAAAGTCGACCACCCTCAAGGAGGCGGGCGCGCTGAAGATCAGCTTCGTCGGAAACGACGGCAGCACCACCGTCCTCAAGGACAAGGTGGCGGTCAAGGCCGGCGAGATCGTCGATGCGGCGGTGATGAGCAAGCGGGCGCTGGCCAGCTTCATCGATGCGCAGATCACCGATGCCAAGGCCCAGGGCGTGCTGTTCTCGGTGCACCTGAAGGCCACGATGATGAAGGTCTCCGACCCGGTGCTGTTCGGCGTGGTGGTCGAGGAGTTCTACAAGGACGTGCTGGCCAAGCACGCCGACGCGCTGGCCTCGGTCGGCTTCAACCCCAACAACGGCATCGGCGACCTGTACACGGTCATCGCCAAGCTGCCGGCCGAGCAGGCCGCGGCGATCAAGGCCGACGTGGAGGCCGAGTACGCCCAGCGCCCGGCGCTGGCGATGGTCAACTCGGACAAGGGCATCACCAACCTGCACGTGCCCTCGGACGTGATCATCGATGCCTCGATGCCGGCCATGATCCGCGACAGCGGCAAGATGTGGAATGCCAAGGGCGAGCTGCAGGACACCAAGGCGGTGATCCCGGACCGCTGCTATGCCGGCGTGTACCAGGCCACCATCGATGACTGCCGTGAGCACGGTGCGTTCGACCCGGCCACCATGGGCTCGGTGCCCAACGTGGGCCTGATGGCGCAGAAGGCCGAGGAATACGGCAGCCACGACAAGACCTTCCAGATCGCCGGCGACGGCAAGGTGGTGGTGACCGATGCCTCGGGCGCGACCGTGTTCGAGCACGCGGTGGAAGCCGGCGATCTGTGGCGCATGTGCCAGGTCAAGGACGCGCCGATCCAGGACTGGGTCAAGCTGGCCGTCACCCGCGCCCGCCTCAGCGACACCCCGGCGGTGTTCTGGCTGGACGCCGCCCGCGCCCACGACGCGCAGGTGATCGCCAAGGTCGAGACCTACCTGAAGGACCACGACACCAACGGCCTGGACATCCGCATCCTGCCGCCGCTGGAAGCGACCAAGTTCACCCTGGAGCGCATCCGCAAGGGCCAGGACACCATCTCGGTGACCGGCAACGTGCTACGCGACTACCTGACCGACCTGTTCCCGATCATGGAACTGGGCACCAGCGCCAAGATGCTCTCCATCGTGCCGCTGATGGCCGGCGGCGGCTTGTTCGAGACCGGCGCGGGTGGTTCGGCGCCCAAGCACGTGCAGCAGTTCCTGGAAGAGGGCTATCTGCGCTGGGATTCGCTGGGCGAGTTCCTGGCCCTGGCCGCCTCGCTGGAGCATCTGGGCCAGGCCTACGACAACCCGGCCGCCACCGCGCTGGCCAAGGCGCTGGACGTGGCCAACGGCCAGTTCCTGGACAGCAACAAGTCGCCGGCGCGCAAGGTGGGCGAGATCGACAACCGCGGCAGCCACTTCTACCTGGCCCTGTACTGGGCCCAGGCCCTGGCCGCGCAGGACGCGCACGCCGAGCTGAAGGCCAAGTTCACCGCGCTCGCCAAGACCCTGGCCGAGCAGGAAGCCACCATCGTGGGCGAGCTCAATGGCGCCCAGGGCACGCCGCAGGACATCGGTGGCTATTACCACCCGGACCTGGCCAAGTGCGCGGTGGCCATGCGCCCCAGCAAGACCTTCAACGACGCGCTGGCGCAGTTGGGCAAATAG
- a CDS encoding integron integrase yields the protein MSYAQRDVGVTGGNVAVRPPRLLEQVRQRLRAKHYSLRTEQAYVGWIRRFILANDKRHPGEMGAAEVELFLSRLANDHQVAAGTQNQALAALLFLYREVLGLDLPWLENLTRAKRPQRLPVVLSAQEARTLLACMEGRAWLVASLLYGTGMRLMECLRLRIKDVDFGRGEIPVRDGKGGKDRHTVLPRSLVEPLQREVDRALMLHAQDVAEGFGQVWLPHALERKYPNANRERGWQYVFPSLHRARDPRGGVERRHHFGDAVLARALKAARVRARLLKPVTAHTFRHSFATHLIEAGYDIRTVQELLGHKDVATTQIYTHVLNRGGRGVVSPLDRA from the coding sequence ATGAGTTACGCACAACGGGACGTGGGTGTAACAGGCGGAAATGTCGCGGTGCGTCCGCCGCGCCTGTTGGAGCAGGTCCGCCAAAGGTTACGCGCCAAGCACTACAGCCTGCGTACTGAGCAGGCGTACGTCGGCTGGATCCGGCGGTTTATCCTGGCCAATGACAAGCGCCATCCCGGGGAAATGGGCGCAGCAGAGGTGGAGCTGTTTCTTTCCCGCCTTGCCAACGATCATCAGGTGGCAGCCGGCACACAGAATCAGGCGCTCGCGGCGCTGCTGTTCCTGTACCGGGAGGTGCTTGGACTGGACCTGCCCTGGCTGGAGAATCTGACCCGGGCCAAGCGACCGCAACGATTGCCTGTGGTGCTGTCGGCCCAAGAGGCACGGACGCTGCTCGCCTGCATGGAAGGCCGTGCGTGGCTGGTGGCCAGCCTTTTGTATGGCACCGGGATGCGACTGATGGAATGTCTGCGCCTGCGCATCAAGGACGTGGATTTTGGCCGCGGCGAAATTCCCGTCCGTGACGGTAAGGGAGGCAAGGACCGCCACACCGTGCTGCCGCGGTCCCTGGTTGAGCCGCTGCAACGCGAGGTGGACAGGGCGCTGATGCTGCATGCGCAGGATGTGGCCGAAGGCTTCGGTCAGGTGTGGTTGCCGCATGCGCTGGAACGCAAATACCCAAACGCCAACCGGGAGCGCGGCTGGCAATACGTGTTCCCCTCGCTCCACCGCGCGCGCGATCCGCGTGGCGGCGTGGAGCGGCGCCACCATTTTGGTGACGCGGTCCTGGCCCGCGCCTTGAAGGCCGCCCGGGTCCGTGCGCGCTTGCTCAAACCGGTCACCGCGCACACCTTTCGGCATAGCTTCGCCACGCACTTGATAGAAGCCGGCTACGACATCCGCACGGTGCAGGAGCTGCTGGGCCACAAGGACGTGGCGACCACGCAGATCTATACGCACGTCCTAAATCGCGGCGGCCGCGGGGTGGTGAGCCCGCTGGACCGCGCTTGA
- a CDS encoding class I SAM-dependent rRNA methyltransferase codes for MNMPNPAVRLKNAWRSSHPWIFQKLVDKPPQKPKPGTIVDVFGVDGDWVGRGFYNGHSRIAVRILETDPDVQVDAAWFHAKIAQAVSLRREVLKLDATTDAWRVVHAEGDGLSGLVVDRYGDLIVVEFFAAGMFRHREWIYDALRAQFPGCRFHSFADEHVQKQESFDFHNTAGTEAEVITEYGVKFRADPAGAHKTGFFADQRENRQWLSQHVEGKTVLDLCCNTGGFAVYAAARGATEVLGVDIDQDVIAIAKGNARLNNVRPKFVQADIFPYLRDAAARGDAYDVVILDPAKMTRDREQVITALKKYLDMNKLALGVVKPGGLFATFSCTGLVAEDQFLDMLRRAAYFSGRTIQILKVAGAGPDHPFMAHVQESRYLKAVFCRVF; via the coding sequence ATGAACATGCCCAATCCTGCCGTCCGCCTGAAGAACGCCTGGCGTTCCAGCCACCCGTGGATCTTCCAGAAACTGGTGGACAAGCCGCCGCAAAAGCCCAAGCCGGGCACCATCGTCGATGTGTTCGGCGTGGACGGCGACTGGGTCGGCCGCGGCTTCTACAACGGCCATTCGCGCATTGCCGTGCGCATCCTGGAGACCGATCCGGACGTGCAGGTCGACGCGGCCTGGTTCCACGCCAAGATCGCCCAGGCCGTCTCGCTGCGCCGCGAGGTGCTCAAGCTGGACGCCACCACCGATGCCTGGCGCGTGGTCCACGCCGAGGGCGATGGCCTGTCCGGCCTGGTGGTGGACCGCTACGGCGACCTGATCGTGGTGGAGTTCTTCGCCGCCGGCATGTTCCGCCACCGCGAGTGGATCTACGACGCCTTGCGCGCGCAGTTCCCCGGCTGCCGCTTCCACAGCTTCGCCGACGAGCACGTGCAGAAGCAGGAAAGCTTCGACTTCCACAACACCGCCGGCACCGAGGCCGAGGTGATCACCGAGTATGGGGTGAAGTTCCGCGCCGACCCGGCGGGCGCACACAAGACCGGCTTCTTCGCCGACCAGCGCGAGAACCGCCAGTGGCTCAGCCAGCACGTGGAAGGCAAGACCGTGCTGGATCTGTGCTGCAACACCGGCGGCTTTGCCGTATACGCGGCTGCGCGCGGGGCGACCGAGGTGCTGGGCGTGGACATCGACCAGGACGTGATCGCCATCGCCAAGGGCAATGCGCGGCTGAACAACGTGCGTCCCAAGTTCGTGCAGGCCGACATCTTCCCCTACCTGCGCGATGCGGCCGCGCGCGGCGACGCCTATGACGTGGTGATCCTGGACCCGGCCAAGATGACCCGCGACCGCGAGCAGGTCATCACCGCGCTCAAGAAATACCTGGACATGAACAAGCTGGCCCTGGGCGTGGTCAAGCCCGGTGGGCTGTTCGCGACGTTCTCCTGCACCGGCCTGGTGGCCGAGGACCAGTTCCTGGACATGCTGCGCCGCGCCGCCTATTTCTCCGGCCGCACCATCCAGATCCTGAAAGTCGCCGGGGCCGGTCCGGACCATCCGTTCATGGCCCACGTGCAGGAATCGCGCTACCTCAAGGCGGTGTTCTGCCGGGTGTTCTGA
- a CDS encoding SMI1/KNR4 family protein — MTLPVPVEYEQFLATHGAFEGFTVGDEMPGYVALWPLAEISGNNSDIEIQKYAPGYLAFAGNGGGEVLAFDATGAVYMLPLIGMDPRYAVKVATSFGELAARFELAA, encoded by the coding sequence ATGACCCTACCCGTACCAGTTGAGTACGAGCAATTCCTCGCAACTCACGGCGCTTTTGAGGGTTTCACTGTCGGTGACGAGATGCCCGGCTATGTCGCCCTTTGGCCGCTGGCCGAGATTTCTGGCAACAACTCCGACATTGAGATACAGAAGTACGCACCAGGGTACTTGGCGTTCGCGGGCAACGGCGGCGGTGAAGTGCTGGCGTTTGACGCGACTGGCGCTGTGTACATGCTGCCACTCATTGGCATGGATCCGCGCTACGCGGTTAAAGTGGCAACTTCGTTCGGGGAGCTGGCGGCTAGATTTGAGCTGGCCGCCTAA